One Bacteroidales bacterium genomic window carries:
- a CDS encoding zinc ribbon domain-containing protein — translation MEEKICQSCGMPLKEAVDFGTNADGSSNNEYCSYCFKDGSFTNDISMDEMIEINLDYLDEYNKDAEQKVTKEEAREQMKTYFPTLKRWNNN, via the coding sequence ATGGAAGAAAAAATTTGTCAAAGTTGCGGAATGCCTTTAAAAGAAGCAGTAGATTTTGGGACCAATGCTGATGGAAGTTCCAACAATGAATATTGCTCCTATTGTTTCAAAGATGGGTCGTTTACTAACGATATAAGCATGGACGAGATGATCGAAATCAATCTGGACTATCTCGATGAATACAACAAGGATGCCGAACAAAAAGTAACCAAAGAAGAAGCCCGGGAACAAATGAAAACTTATTTTCCGACACTCAAACGCTGGAATAATAATTAA
- a CDS encoding glycoside hydrolase, with product MKSNLLIFLLLTLVIPIEAQDAYTKEQRAEWLRKAEASKPTLSETIKHPVRLVRLNENKSAFQGWEMLNAGNIDELYGRSIKEQSGVIVDFGEHITGHFSCTFDLLGSSDSDAPVRFKFTFGEVPAELATPFDPYPGGLSRAWLQDEVVTIDYIPNKISIPRRLSFRYVKIEMLAHSSFNFRISGMEVKATTSATGTPGKLAATTPAAIADIDRVGLTTLKECMQTVYEDGPKRDLRLWIGDLYLEALANTYSYKNHSLTKRCLYLLAGLAAPNGFLHATVYDIPEPHPQTGQHILDYALLWNVSLLDYLKTTGDKETALDLWPVAQKQIEVAKTYIGDDLLYNNKPIWIFFDWREGLDKRAALQGLFVKTFKDTYELAKILGKEKEVAEIPGLVKQLTKVAKKNFFDIKRGIFLSGKQQQVSYMSQIWMILGGVTNKSESQKALRTVMSMPEAVYPGSPYGTHFLIEAMIACGMEQEAKDYLVKYWGGMVTKGADTFWEVYDPNNDFLSPYKFFPINSYCHAWSCTPVYFIRKYPEIFQR from the coding sequence ATGAAATCGAATTTACTTATTTTTCTTTTATTGACCCTAGTGATACCTATAGAGGCTCAGGATGCTTATACAAAAGAACAACGAGCGGAATGGCTGCGAAAAGCGGAAGCCAGTAAGCCGACATTATCGGAAACCATCAAGCATCCGGTCCGATTGGTAAGACTGAACGAGAATAAAAGCGCGTTTCAGGGATGGGAAATGCTGAATGCCGGAAATATTGACGAATTATATGGCCGGTCAATCAAAGAACAATCCGGTGTGATTGTCGACTTTGGGGAACATATCACCGGTCATTTTTCCTGTACTTTCGATCTTCTAGGAAGTTCAGACTCAGACGCTCCCGTCCGGTTTAAATTTACTTTCGGGGAAGTTCCGGCAGAGCTGGCTACCCCATTTGATCCTTATCCGGGTGGATTGAGCAGGGCCTGGCTTCAGGATGAAGTTGTAACTATTGATTATATCCCCAACAAGATCTCCATACCGAGAAGATTGTCTTTCAGGTATGTAAAAATCGAGATGCTGGCACATTCTTCATTTAATTTTAGGATATCCGGAATGGAAGTAAAAGCCACTACATCAGCAACAGGAACACCCGGAAAACTGGCCGCAACTACCCCTGCTGCCATTGCCGATATTGACCGGGTTGGCCTGACAACATTAAAAGAATGCATGCAGACGGTATATGAAGACGGTCCTAAACGGGATCTCCGGTTATGGATCGGGGACCTGTACCTGGAAGCCCTTGCCAATACCTATTCATACAAGAATCACAGCCTGACAAAACGTTGCCTGTATTTGTTAGCCGGACTGGCTGCTCCGAACGGATTCCTGCATGCTACGGTATATGACATTCCCGAACCACATCCACAGACCGGGCAACATATCCTGGATTATGCACTGTTATGGAATGTTTCGTTACTGGATTACCTGAAAACAACAGGTGATAAAGAAACAGCGTTAGATCTCTGGCCGGTAGCTCAGAAACAGATCGAGGTAGCTAAAACATATATCGGTGATGACCTGTTATACAACAACAAACCGATCTGGATATTTTTTGACTGGCGGGAAGGTCTGGATAAACGGGCTGCCTTACAGGGTTTGTTTGTAAAAACATTTAAAGACACTTATGAGCTGGCCAAAATACTGGGTAAAGAAAAAGAAGTAGCTGAAATACCCGGTTTAGTCAAACAATTGACGAAGGTGGCAAAAAAGAATTTCTTCGATATCAAACGAGGTATTTTTCTTAGCGGAAAACAACAACAGGTTTCCTATATGTCACAAATATGGATGATCCTGGGGGGCGTTACCAATAAATCGGAATCCCAGAAAGCACTCCGGACGGTGATGTCGATGCCGGAAGCCGTATATCCCGGCTCTCCTTATGGTACCCATTTCCTGATAGAGGCAATGATTGCCTGTGGCATGGAACAGGAGGCCAAGGATTACCTGGTGAAATACTGGGGTGGTATGGTAACCAAAGGTGCAGATACTTTTTGGGAAGTATATGATCCGAACAATGACTTTTTATCTCCATACAAATTTTTCCCGATAAACAGTTATTGTCATGCATGGAGTTGTACTCCGGTGTATTTTATCCGGAAATATCCGGAAATTTTTCAACGATAA